agagagagaacagaaaaagggaaaaaacaAAACTAAGCACCAGAAGTTACAGTGCAGAAATATATACAAGTAGACATACAGCAGCAAAGACCTAACACCTAAGAATTTGTTGTAAAAACTACACATGCAATATTGTCAGTATTCCTTCACTATATCTCCACCCGGGCATAGGTTGTATCACGTGTTCTTGGAAAAGCTTTCTCtgtcaattatataaataataaaaatttgaacaagCATTCAACCCCAAATCTTTTGCACAcaccttttttttcttctttttaagcATTACGTTTCTTATACATCATCATCCAATGGTATATGGTGAACTTAAAATGAGAAGAAATCAGAACACCAAATAAGCAGGCCTAATGTACGAACCTTATGCCGCATGGCCAGAATAGAACGTCAACACAAAGCATTGAAAGCCAAAAttgacataaaaaaaataagagaggGAGAATAAGTAAGGAGATATCTAGAATCGCGAACCAGACAGAATCACcacaaaaatatttcattaatcatcaaatTTGAAGTAACAAAAAGGTGATCATAATTCTACAATTTTTTGAAGCTCTTTTACTTTGGGAGGGGGGCCGACGAAAGGGCCAGGGTTTCCCCATCCAGGAATTGCCTGGTACTTAAATCAGTCAATGAACTTGTATTGTGTACCTTCTTAACTAATCAATCCTTTCAACTGTAAGCATACACTTGTAAACAAATTTCAATTGCACCTAATTCAAAAATATTATCATGTAATAACAGGCATACACTTCTCTGTTTCTATTCACTTTCTATCTCTTTCCTTCTCTTTCTCTAACTTTCTTTTCCCTCTCTTTCTCAATACCCAAACGCCCTTGTTGTGACTGGGACACAACATGTCAGCTattaaaaatacaaaagagTAGGAATTATTAGTTTGTCAAACCTTAGACGGCGCCGCATTTGGCCCTACACCACCACCTGCTTCTCGCCGTTGATCCCCGTCCTCCAGTGTGAAGTACACGTCATCCCCATGTAGCTGCAAATCTGAAAATCCAGAGATAAAACATAATTGATAAAAGAAATTTGCAATTTCAAACTAATTATCACTAAACGGAGACTAAATCAGAAGACTCACAATTCGGATTGAGCTTCGAAACAGCAATCGAGGAAGAGGAAGTAGCGGGACTATTGGAAGAAAGAAACAGAGAGACGCTAGCTTTATCGAACAATAGGGCACGGACACGGAGCTGGAGGTGGATCTGAGGTTTGGATTTGGGTTCGTCAGCTCGCATGAAGGAATCCCATGCGGAAGGAGAGGAGAGGAAGTGAACAAAGTTGGAGTAGAGAGAGTCTCCAAGCCACGAACGCCATACCCCCTGCGTCTCCAGCTTGCGAGCTAGCTCGAAGCCGCGGCCATCGTCGCCTAGGAGAGACATCAGTCTCTGACCGAGATTGTTGCCTTTGGGTTTAGGATGTAGAAAAATCAAACAGGTCTGACCGCCGGGTCGGAAATTGTGGGGTTTCGATTTTGGAAGTGGGATTCAGTGTGGTAGGGCGCAGGATTTGTAGAGCTTTATGGAAGTGAAAGTGGAGAGGAGGAAGGAAATAAACCGTCAGAAGTCTAAAAGCTGTCTCCCGACGACgcaattaaaaaatacatatatatataaattataaaatttttcgaaacttaatattattattttatataaaaataaattgatatctaaaaatttaattttattaataaaataattattttatttaaattcatcattaatttcttttaatttaaaataattatatcttacacttcattttatttaaaatacaatttcacacccaaataactttttattttacatcTTAATAATTATCATGTTTTAATTGTATGATTAGCTATGATATAATTATctcaatatatataaatatttaattatatataaatataaaattgtattagtataaattataacataatttactttgaaatatataaactgtaactaaattataaaattaaataatttatatataatgaactgttataaaattaaattatattaaatcacaaaaaaattaaatatagcaGCTGCAAAAATGATATCAATCGCGCCAGGAAGGGGTCGAACCTTCGGCCTTCTGCTTAGGAAACAGACGCTCTATCCACTGAGCTACAGGCGCTTGCTTGAATCATATGTCTTTGCAATTACTCATAGGCAGGGAATCGAGCGCCAGGCCCGACAAAACCCAGGGCCCTGCATGACAAGCTTTCATTGTCCCCATCCAAGCCTGTAAAAACTCTCAGAGCCTGCTTTCTTTGATTTATGGGCCCCAAATCTCCTTATCTGAGTTTATTACAGCAACATAGAGATAGGATCGCTAATTAGTTTTTACATATCAtaattatcatattatttttagTTCTTTACTCCTATTAAAACTCCTTGTTTTAAAGGATAATGGTGGActcaatatataaataaatggatttcatttaattttcatgtgaattttataattttttttcagtttttaattatGTGCGAGTATAGCTTTGAGAAATTAATGAAATTGAAAGAAAAGGATATATTACCAAGTTTTGTAGAATGTTATTGGGATGGAAAAGAACAATGAAGCAGAAAGCAGCAGGAGATGTCGTATTCTTTTTGTGTCACTAACTTACAAGTAGTTTCTCAATTTGCATCACTATGGTTTGGGAGTGATGTAGCCCACCAAATTCCTGACAATCTCTATAATAACTAACTAACCCTTCATGGACAAGCAACAGCTACAACAATACCAGCATCCCAACAAGCTAGGCCTGTCTCTTGCTTACATCCATATTACATTATTCACTCCCTTATTTGATTGAGGGTGATTCCATTCAAAAATttcaagtttttaaaaaatattaaaatttaaaaaaaaataatttacatgatataaaagaaatttattaattaatttttttaattttaaaaacatccAGATGCAACAAGAATTTGCCATAATAGATATATGTGAAGCACTTGCTCCACAAAGAATTGTTGATAATATGATGTAAGATTTAGAATGAGTCACTATGCACTTTGGTAAGGCAATCTTAATTGAACCGAACCACATGAATGAAAAGGCTGAGATGTTTGGTTGGAATCCCAACTTCAATGTGCAAGGACTACCAAATCCAGTTACCTAAAAACTGGAAACTACTTGTCTTCGTCTGGTCCATCACTCTTTTTTAGTTAGATCTTTAGAAGTATTGTATCCGAAGAATTttcataaaagaaaatgaaataaattgtAGCAAAAGCCGTTTGGTCTAAAAATGaaaatcattaataataattttaaaataattaaaaaatataatctcattttttcaattaaaaataaaataaaaacatgtctttataatttttttttaattaagtaaaCTGCAATGTAATTTGTATAAATTTCGTAAAACCTACAgtttattcttcattttttaaatacttaTCATATAAGAATTAGTTtgtaaaactataaaaaattatttataaatataatatttagggatcaacttgaaaatataatatcttaattgtaaataattataatattttgaagTTAATTTGTCAAACGTATATGACTTAATagcaattaatttatataatataaggacttatttataaatctactacttaaaaattaaattataaaattataggtgcttgtttataaatatttaaaatattcataaatcAAACATAATGATATTGAAATGAATAgtcaaaaatataaatttacattAAGAGATGAAGGTccgtaatattttttatacttttttatatttgaaatatttagaaattttaattaataaaaaatatttttctgattaaaaaaataatatattttaaagtaaatgagtTTCTCATTTAAATAGAGAaagttattttctattttttgaaatttaaaaaatacatataaattgtttttaattaaaattaaataatataaaatttatttatttataaaaaataatttatatttaaaaactattttttataaaaaatattttttaatgaaataataacaaaataaattatttcattaaaaatattttttataaaaaatagtttttaaatataaattattttttataaataaataaattttatatttcactacagttataaatttatgttccgtttcttttcaaaaaattatttttagaaaaatatttttgatattttctaACATTTgaaacaattaaaaattttagttaatgaaaatgagaaaaatgacttttttcttaaaaaaaataatttttacatattgaaatatatatatatatatatatatatatatatatatatatatatatatatatatattattttttaaattaaaattaaacaataaaaaataaattatttctaaaagaatatttttatagaaaatattttctaaaaaaatattttttgaaaataaattattttttacagacAAATAGAATCTTAGtacttttaaattgaaaaatataataaaaaatattttagtcattttttaggagaatcaataaaaattaattataatttatctatttataatgaataaataaataaaaacatataaggaaaaggagaaagagaaacTAGTTAAACGCACTCCTCTAACAGAAGGGGACGGACGTTGGTGTGGGGGTGAGTGAGTTTGGGTATTAAGATATTTGAGATTATCTTAACTAAGCTCCTAACTGGATTAGTTCGCCAACTTTATCATAATATGTCccatcacttttttttttttttcttacagtACTATGAATCTCTTTTTTATATTACATGTTTCAAAGAATCTAATAAtcacataattaaaaaataaataatatttaatgtaatttattaatttgattataacggtagacttttttatttttatattattttttaaattaaaatacactCCTTTTAAATCTTTATCAATATTTTTCATTCAACCAACACAATTGTCACCATccacacaaaaaataaaaatggtaaTTTCTATGAGTTTGTGAATACTTTTCgttgttttttcttttaaaaaaaataatcttaaagccaattcaataatataataataaaaaaataaaagttaaacaaAAAAATTGTGTATTTTTTCAAAAAGCTAAAACTTGTTGACATAATTTATAAACCCACTAAATTCCATATTTATTTAGCGAGCTTATTAATTTAATGATCatgcaaatttaattttactaataaCGAATTAAACTAAAGTttacttaaattatttttgtcttccaatttaaaatcatatcgaactgaataaactgaaaattaaaattttaatatttataaaaattaaatcaaatcaattttgatcagaaatcaaatcgaatcgaactaatCTGATTcgatttagttcgatttgatcggtttaaatttttaataaattttttattttttatattttatttttaatattttaaaatttaattagaatatttcaattttaatatgatctattatgtctatattattaaaaataatatattattatcactaatcagttcggtttaatttttttgatttttcctgataaaaatcaaatcgaattgaaataactgaaatttttaaaattaaaaatcaaaccgaatcgaaataaataaaaaattaaactaaaattttaaatttaatcagttcgattaattttttcagtttgaatcgaatactgtTTATCCCTATTTATAAGTGGTGTTTACAATTacgcaataaaataaaaattattaaaattttaaaaaattactacttaatctctattatataaaaaaattttttagttaattttttttaatttaaaaaaatatattaaaatttcattaactTAAAACTCTACTGTTTAGGTTAATTTAAAACTCTACTATTTAGGAcatctaataaaaaatttttgaattaattactTTTGTAAATAAGAAGCCAATACTTTGAAGAAAGCAGAGTTGATTATGGCAGATGAgtaaaagcaaataatgaaagtgtGTTACTGTGGGTAATTATTGTAAAAGTGAAAAGAATAAGGACCAAAATTAAATGTTGTGGACCATATTATTGTAATAATGTGCATTAGCATGCAGCTTCATTTTCATGTGTTCAGCCAATAAAAACATTTTCATgtgatttttactttttttaaattcttttaattacttttatttaaaatattatttatttccaaagtaattaattattttttatgtatatgtttatgtccTCCTTTTAGATATCAAAATTATATGAACTCAGCTTCATGTATAAGCAtgctgaataaaaatataataaaaaattttatatagtctcttcatttttctatttttattttaaatttatatacaatagtaaataagttttttattgTTGGCATACAGACATATTTGAGAAATCTGAGTAGTGTCttcattttttattagaaaatttatttaatttttaaaattcaatacttttatttttcatatttaatttcattaaaatttaagatattttcatcaaaaatttctttcaactcaataattttttacttcataaaaaaaataaatataattttaaaaatattcatattaataataaaataaaaaaattattatttatttttataatataaaaaactcactatttaatattttaattttaaaaaatatattaaaatattcttaatattttaaaaagtttactaatcgatttttctattgattttatcactaaatattttattatttagtctttataatttaaaaaaaaatattagttaattttttaaattattaaaatatttattaattaatctatttatattaaaaatattttaaattttttataatatttaatagttaaaattaataaaaaaattaattaataaactttttaaaatattaaaaatattttaataaatttttaaaatagcaaATAGTGAGTGATCagcattataaaaataatttttattaaattttaatttttttatttttaataatttaaattttatatattttaattttttattatttttactgaatttaaattttaaatttattaaaaattttatttatttatagagattgaatttgagattttttttgttaaacttttatgaaattaaattttaaaaattaaagtgttaaatttataaaataaaaagaaaaatctattaatcatataatattttagagatgaaaatatatatattttttaattatttgagagtgtgatttataaatttataaaaattaaattttaaaaattaaaattttaaattttaaaaaaataatttggtcatttttttattattaataatattttttattgaaaaatttttaattttaatgaaattaaaaaaataaaaatattaaattttaaaaataaaaaaataaatttattaattatgctatactaaaaaattaaaaattaattttttattttaaatattggaAATTAATTATACTgtctaaaaaggaaaattagggtATTATTACAAACAAACAACAATGAATTTAGacacaaaaatttaattatatttaatttttatgtttgtttcgaataaataataataataataataatagttaaagaaatcttcttttttttttcaacttttaattttcaaaaactaAAAGCCATAAAATTACAAGACAACCGTCAACTCCCGCCCTCGTAGTTCTGACAGGCAGGCACCGTACTATACAGATGGCCACGCTTCGCTCTTTTCCGTAATTCCCAAAAAACCCTCATTACTCTCTTATATTTGCATGTCGAACCCACGGGTTCTTTTCAGGCGCCAGTCTCGGCAAAAATCCCGACCCTAAAGATTAACGGCCACAATTTTTCCCTGCACATTTACACGGCCGTGATTTACCGTCTCAGGATAATTTTTCATtcctttgaaaatttttaagttattCAAATACATACAACAATGGAAGAGACGAAGAGTAACAGAAACCTGTATAAATATAGCATAGATTCCAGACATTCGCGAGCTGGTTTTAGCTctatatctctttctctttctatcTGTTGAAGAAAAACCAACGCCTAAAGATATACCATTCTTGGGACCTCTCCTTCTTCTCTTATCTCCATTTATCTGGTTCCTTACCCTTTTCCTCGATTGGTTGCTTTCTGTTTAAACTATGTAGGAACTTGGATTCTCAGGTTTCTTTGTTTCTGGGTATTTGATGCAATTTTCAATTACAGAGCTTTCTTTCTTTGGTATAAGTTTAAGATAGCCAATACCCAGAACTTTTTAGCCAATGGAGATGGAAGGTaatctgcttcttcttcttcatattcttgttttttttttctctctagtTTTTGGTTTGATTGGTTGCAGAGGAAAAAAAAGTTAATGAAAACAGGAAAATTTTgtacttttcttctttctgtATCTTTCCTTTTTTCTCCATAGGCATAAAAAATCCTCTGTTTTTCGTAGATAGCATAGAAGAGGTAATGGTGGTTTTATGTTTCGTCGGTAAAACTAATTGTTGATTTTTGTTTACAGAAGGAGAAACTCAGGAAAGCCCAGAAATGGAAACGCAGAATGATGAGAGAAAGCGGGACTTAATCCCTGATGATCCCTCACCAAGATGTGTGCTAGAGATTCCTATTTTAAGTCCTGAATCTGATCACAGCAGCAACTCAAATTCCGCAGAAACGTTAGTCCCTGAAGGAGAGGCAACTAAAGAGGGTAATTTGTCACAATGGAAGAACTTGCTTGATACTTTCAAGAAGAAATCAATGAGGAGGTTTTCAATGGCTCCATTGCTTGCCAACTATGATATTATTACTAAGAGGAGTTTGAAAAGGAAATTGACTAAAATGCAGAATTCCCCtgatatgatgatgattgaTTGGGGAGGCATGCCAATTTCTAAACCATCCTGGAGAAATTTTGATTATGCAGAACTTGAGGCTGCAACTGATAATTTCAGTTCTGGTAAGAAAATGGTCTCTCAAAACTTGTTCCTTTTTCATATATTTCTCAAGTTCTGTCTCATGGTTTTTAAAGGAagaaatctttcttttcttctcttctgcCTTTTCTTCTTGCATTTTTCTGCTTATGGGCAAATATTTCTGTTTGAATACATGCTGATTTCTACATCTTCAGCCTTGTTATGCTCTATTCACCTGGGTTTTGAATCCAATTTTTCAATCTGAAAGATGTCATCTAAGaggtttagagagagagagagagagaaggtcATTTTCATAGTTAATATCTTACCAAAGTTGCCATTACATATTTGAAATTCTGAAAGAGAGGCCATACAAAACCCTAACAGCAGTCAATGCCGCCTGCAAAAGGGAGGAGACTATGTTGACTAATTTTATATTAGAGGAATTAAGAGAGTGATAGTGGGACCAAACTTCCTAGCTAATGTGCCTGCCATAGAAAAATCTAGTCTTTATTCATAAATTTCAAGCCAACCACTTGAAGGTCTTCGCCTTgttgattataattaaattggGGTGGTTTTTTTGTGTTCAGCCGGAGCAGTTCCATAGTTATATTTTAGTTCATTGAAGAGGGAGTTAAGGATTTGAACTCCTAATATCCTTCATCACTAGGCAAGCACTCAACTGCTCGAATATTTATAATAGCTGACATAAGTTTTCTTAGAATATGTTTTCTTAGTTTTGTATGTTGCTGTTGAGACTAATACTAAACTAGTCTAATGTGTGACGTTAAGACTTTGAATCTTGATAGTGAAAGTTTCAACTTGCTAATAAGAATGTTTGATGCCTTATGTTGGTTGGTGCAACATACATAACTAATTGCTGCAATAGAAAACTAAACTTGAGATCTGATTTGATGAGCTACTGCTGAACTTTTAGGATTGTTAATCATTTTCGATCTTGAATCATCACGGATTATTGGTAACTCGTGTAATACTAAGAATTAGTTGATATAGCATATGCAGCCTACTTGTCTCAATACTGCAATGATCTGATTGGACCTTTCGTACAATATTGCTTGCTGTTCTTAGTTATGGTTTTATTTCTAATTATACATGAAAATTTGTAGAGAACTTGATTGGGAAGGGGGGGCACGCGAAAGTGTTCCGGGGTTGTTTATCTGACGGTCAAGTTGTAGCTGTGAAGAAGCTAGTCAAGAatgaaaaggaagaagaggataGAATTGGCGATTTTTTATCTGAGCTTGGGATTATTGCACATATAAACCATCCCAATGCTGCTAAATTGCTTGGTTTCAGCATCGACAGAGGTTTGCATCTTGTCCTTGAATTTTTACCCAACGGCAGCCTTGCTTCGGTTCTCCATGGTATGTATCTTATCATCTAGTTTCTTCTAATGATCATATACTTCACATTTTCATTTCACAAATGACCGAGACATTAAATGTTTCAGGCGGAGGAGATTGTCTAGAATGGAAGAAAAGGTTTAAGGTAGCTGTAGGAATAGCAGAAGGATTGAAGTATCTCCATCATGATTGCCAAAGACGTATCATTCACAGAGACATCAAAGCCTCTAACATATTGCTTGGTGAAGATTATGATGCTCAGGTCTGTTTTCAATTCAAAAGAATACTGTCATCTTCATGTCTAATGTAGCTTTTATTAAAAGATGACCATAAGCTCTCAATATAACAGATTTCTGATTTTGGATTGGCAAAGTGGCTTCCAGAAAATTGGGTTCATCATATTGTCTTTCCTATTGAGGGCACATTCGGGTTAGGCTTTCGGTTTCAGTAGTTTGACATTATCATTCCTGTCTTCTAAATGCTCTTCTTGATTTGTACTTATGCAACTTATTACGGGTTTCAGATATCTGGCTCCCGAATACTTTATGCATGGGATAGTCGACGAGAAGACTGATGTATTTGCTTATGGAGTTCTGTTACTAGAGATAATAACAGGCCGTCATGCAGTTGGTTCGAGTAGACAAAGCCTTTCAATGTGGGTAAGATCTTCTTTG
This genomic interval from Manihot esculenta cultivar AM560-2 chromosome 12, M.esculenta_v8, whole genome shotgun sequence contains the following:
- the LOC110627479 gene encoding receptor-like cytosolic serine/threonine-protein kinase RBK1 gives rise to the protein MEMEEGETQESPEMETQNDERKRDLIPDDPSPRCVLEIPILSPESDHSSNSNSAETLVPEGEATKEGNLSQWKNLLDTFKKKSMRRFSMAPLLANYDIITKRSLKRKLTKMQNSPDMMMIDWGGMPISKPSWRNFDYAELEAATDNFSSENLIGKGGHAKVFRGCLSDGQVVAVKKLVKNEKEEEDRIGDFLSELGIIAHINHPNAAKLLGFSIDRGLHLVLEFLPNGSLASVLHGGGDCLEWKKRFKVAVGIAEGLKYLHHDCQRRIIHRDIKASNILLGEDYDAQISDFGLAKWLPENWVHHIVFPIEGTFGYLAPEYFMHGIVDEKTDVFAYGVLLLEIITGRHAVGSSRQSLSMWAKPLLQENSVKELADPQLGDDYDPIEMKCAMLTASECINHLPSLRPHMNRVVQLLKGVEAPAELKQKSNPGRTMILDGCDIQDYTCTSYINDLNRHMQLVME